A window from Melopsittacus undulatus isolate bMelUnd1 chromosome Z, bMelUnd1.mat.Z, whole genome shotgun sequence encodes these proteins:
- the LOC101879748 gene encoding receptor-type tyrosine-protein phosphatase kappa-like has product MALPRWIFLLLLTPLLAAKEEEEPDPNISGEAEETGRCKAPSDWDPKLRLTPYHSSYALNDLVQLSCAGEYMPSVSRIRCISNGTHTLWNTTATCKEKCQQPQWDSRLHFTPQKSFYRINEEVTLSCSTEDPLPLAVIRCAKGTSPDSKYDWEMDSQGTWHGVAENLTCTTAPPETCQRPQWDTRLRLKPNQYNYLKDEEVMLSCLKGFEPPFTHVKCIGKNVSNSNGKPEYREVWLGKDSRGQWSQAQDRVECIETCQRPQWDKSLQLAPEQNNYKKNEQVMLSCPEGFQPPFTHVKCLREVQSNSNRKSDVWFGKDSRGRWNRIWYKVLCIETCQRPQWDSRLQLEPDQDNYRNHEEVTLSCPVGFQPSFTHVKCVRKFLTISHGKSAYREVWLGKDSRGRWNRTQNRVECIEVLHVDPRTLEVSSTSIKLNWSCQVPEACSHMQAMCRLAGPSSPGCEAEEVVGEEMLHGQEGTFSCSALQPFTEYSVTISRQPHTILYEGLFKTKETVPDKPEQLWLDPSTGSLSWEPLPSCKGEIIGYQLNITARSAQDRALLELERLRLSGSVTAHPLPAHGPGTSYVVTVRGLTAAGAGAAALREFRTNGSDTPQPPAMSCRSARDISASQGTAVLPLHPIARHLEPPTQHQLLVAAVHNSTTVEGVCSAEPQPFNASRQPGAYVAAVLNLSSPMDFVLGDGTRGQGYHNAALRPGCSYTALLRLVRRSQQAEKVTCICYSFSVGQEPAPLLSRMSIATAVAVVVTLLALGILLLLVIFRKKFHSSKPSENSSTIPLRRYGGGVSKMNTQIPVEALLEALKRFKRAEIEAEQTEDESVNTHGAGRLGEYQQLSSSLMHPCNAGKELCNQSKNRYKNIIPYDHCRVVLQPSDTGNDYINASYVDSYRSPRFFIAAQGPLPGTVLDFWQMVWQEKTSVIVMLTGLVEQNKTKCEQYWPEQEQIYGDFTVTLNNTRTTTGLITRIFSLHKAGCGFPRVVEQFHYLLWPDHGVPRNSAQLLCLVDVVNKRALEAPAGPVVVHCSAGIGRTGTFIALDFLLKMGKAEGKVDVFHCVQRLREQRISMVQTKEQYTFLYEVVLEGLLCGSTGVPVESITSHVRCLQEAEASRHNNVLEKEFKALQKFSELFQLLPCREAEKPTNQPKNRKPGILPADSCRPILMSSLNADGSPGYINAVFVNTYTEEDRLIITQMPFPNTVVDFWALVWDYTCTAVVVLNQLQELDETYAEFWPMQGEAAYGRFHVQFISEEPGAGFTAWTLALTNKQQPKKPPLEVRFWQLKDWPMKQHLPPHPATIISLLGNVETHHRQSRDGHILITCWDGASRSGIFCAAGFLCEQIQSEGLVDVSQAVRMLKRRRRQLIKDVEQYGLCYELALSYLNSFETYGNFK; this is encoded by the exons ATGGCCCTGCCGCGATGGatctttctcctgctcctcacacctctgctggcagcaaaggaggaggaagagccgGACCCCAACATCTCGGGAGAAGCCGAGGAAACAG GAAGATGTAAAGCTCCCTCCGACTGGGACCCCAAGCTGCGGCTGACCCCATACCACAGCAGCTATGCCCTGAACGACTTGgtgcagctgagctgtgctggggagtATATGCCTTCAGTCTCTCGGATCAGATGCATTTCCAATGGGACCCACACCTTGTGGAACACGACTGCCACCTGCAAGG AGAAATGCCAGCAGCCCCAGTGGGACTCGAGGCTCCACTTTACCCCACAGAAGAGTTTTTATAGGATCAATGAAGAGGTGACACTGAGCTGCTCTACGGAGGATCCTCTTCCCCTTGCCGTGATCAGATGTGCAAAAGGGACATCTCCAGATTCTAAGTATGACTGGGAGATGGACAGTCAGGGAACATGGCATGGGGTGGCAGAGAACCTGACCTGCACCACAG CTCCACCAGAAACGTGCCAAAGGCCCCAGTGGGACACAAGACTCCGGCTGAAACCAAACCAATATAATTACCTGAAGGATGAGGAAGTGATGCTGAGCTGTCTTAAGGGTTTCGAGCCACCCTTCACCCACGTCAAATGTATAGGAAAGAATGTGTCCAATAGCAATGGGAAACCTGAATACAGAGAGGTTTGGCTTGGGAAGGACAGCAGAGGCCAGTGGAGCCAGGCTCAGGATAGAGTGGAGTGCATTG AAACGTGCCAAAGGCCCCAGTGGGACAAAAGTCTGCAGCTGGCACCAGAACAGAACAATTACAAGAAGAATGAACAAGTGATGCTGAGCTGTCCTGAAGGTTTCCAGCCACCCTTCACCCATGTCAAGTGTTTGAGGGAAGTCCAGTCCAACAGCAATAGGAAATCAGACGTTTGGTTCGGAAAGGACAGCAGAGGCCGGTGGAACCGCATCTGGTACAAGGTTCTGTGCATCG AAACATGCCAAAGGCCCCAGTGGGACTCAAGACTGCAGCTGGAACCAGACCAAGATAATTACCGGAACCATGAAGAAGTGACACTGAGCTGTCCTGTGGGTTTCCAGCCATCCTTCACCCATGTCAAATGCGTGAGAAAATTCCTGACCATAAGTCATGGGAAGTCTGCATACAGAGaggtttggcttggaaaggacagCAGAGGCAGGTGGAACCGCACTCAGAACAGAGTGGAGTGCATCG AGGTGCTCCACGTTGACCCCAGGACCCTGGAGGTTTCCAGCACCAGCATCAAACTGAACTGGTCCTGCCAGGTCCCTGAGGCGTGCTCGCACATGCAGGCCATGTGCCGGCTGGCAGGGCCTTCCTCCCCTGGCTGTGAGGCTGAGGAGGTGGTGGGAGAGGAGATGCTCCATGGGCAGGAGGGGAcattctcctgctctgctctgcagcccttcACTGAATACAGTGTCACCATCTCCAGGCAGCCCCACACAATCTTGTACGAAGGGCTCTTCAAGACAAAAGAAACGG TGCCGGACAAACCggagcagctgtggctggaTCCCAGCACGGGGTCCCTCAGCTGGGAGCCGCTGCCCTCCTGCAAAGGGGAGATCATCGGATACCAG CTGAACATCACGGCCAGGAGCGCGCAGGACCGCGCGTTGCTGGAGCTGGAGCGGCTGCGGCTGAGCGGCTCCGTCACCGCGCACCCGCTGCCCGCGCACGGCCCCGGCACCAGCTACGTGGTGACCGTGCGGGGACTCACGGccgccggggccggggctgcggCGCTCCGGGAGTTCCGGACCAACGGCTCGG ACACCCCGCAGCCCCCGGCCATGAGCTGCCGCAGCGCCCGGGACATCTCCGCCTCGCAAGGCACGGCCGTGCTGCCCCTGCACCCCATCGCCCGGCACCTCGAGCCGCCGAC gcagcaccagctgctcGTGGCCGCCGTGCACAACAGCACGACGGTGGAAGGCGTCTGCTCCGCCGAGCCGCAGCCCTTCAACGCCAGCCGCCAGCCCGGGGCCTACGTGGCCGCCGTGCTCAACCTCAGCAGCCCCATGGACTTCGTGCTGGGCGACGGGACCCGCGGGCAGGGCTACCACAACGCTGCCCTCCGGCCGGGCTGCAGCTACACGGCCCTGCTCCGCCTCGTGCGCCGCTCGCAGCAG GCAGAGAAGGTCACCTGCATCtgctacagcttctctgttg GGCAGGAGCCGGCGCCTCTGCTGAGCAGGATGTCCATAGCTACAGCAGTAGCAGTGGTCGTCACACTCCTGGCACTGGGGATTTTGCTGCTCCTTGTGATCTTCAG GAAGAAGTTCCACAGTTCAAAACCCtcagagaacagcagcactATCCCTCTGAGAAGATACGGAGGAG GTGTGAGCAAGATGAACACGCAGATCCCAGTGGAGGCACTGCTGGAGGCTCTGAAGAGGTTTAAGAGGGCAGAAATAGAGGCAGAGCAGACAGAGGATGAATCAGTCAACACTCATGGTGCTGGGCGTCTGGGGGAGTACCAG caaCTCTCCTCCAGTTTGATGCATCCCTGCAATGCTGGGAAGGAGCTGTGTAATCAGAGCAAGAACCGCTACAAGAACATCATCCCAT ATGATCACTGCCgtgtggtgctgcagccctctgacACAGGGAATGACTACATCAATGCCAGCTACGTGGAT AGCTACCGGAGTCCACGTTTCTTCATTGCAGCTCAAG GCCCCTTGCCTGGGACAGTGCTGGATTTCTGGCAGATGGTGTGGCAGGAGAAGACTTCAGTCATTGTGATGCTGACAGGCTTAGTGGAGCAGAACAAG ACCAAGTGTGAGCAGTATTggccagagcaggagcagatcTATGGAGATTTCACTGTGACACTCAACAACACCAGGACAACCACGGGCCTTATCACACGCATCTTCTCCCTGCACAAG GCAGGCTGTGGTTTCCCAAGGGTGGTGGAGCAGTTTCACTACCTGCTGTGGCCAGACCATGGGGTCCCCAGGAACTCTGCCCAGCTCCTGTGCTTAGTGGATGTAGTGAATAAGAGGGCATTGGAAGCACCCGCTGGCCCCGTGGTGGTGCACTGCAG TGCAGGGATTGGGCGCACTGGTACCTTCATCGCCCTGGACTTCCTCCTGAAGATGGGGAAGGCCGAGGGGAAGGTCGATGTGTTTCACTGCGTGCAGAGGCTGCGGGAGCAGCGCATCAGCATGGTGCAGACCAAG GAGCAGTACACCTTCCTGTACGAGGTGGTGCTCGAAGGCTTGCTCTGCGGCAGCACTGGGGTCCCAGTGGAGAGCATCACCAGCCACGTCCGCTGCCTTCAAGAAGCTGAAGCCTCAAGGCACAACAACGTCCTTGAGAAGGAGTTCAAG gccctgcAGAAGTTTTCCGAGTTGTTCCAGCTCCTGCcatgcagagaagcagagaaaccCACCAACCAGCCCAAGAACCGCAAGCCAGGGATCCTGCCAG CGGATTCCTGCCGGCCCATCCTGATGTCCTCGCTGAACGCAGACGGCTCACCAGGTTACATCAATGCTGTGTTTGTCAAC ACATACACTGAAGAGGACAGACTCATCATCACCCAGATGCCCTTCCCCAACACAGTGGTGGATTTCTGGGCTCTGGTCTGGGATTACACCTGCACGGCAGTGGTTGTCCTGaaccagctgcaggagctggatgaG ACATACGCAGAGTTCTGGCCCATGCAGGGCGAAGCTGCCTATGGCCGTTTCCATGTCCAGTTCATCTCAGAGGAGCCTGGAGCTGGCTTCACAGCCTGGACACTTGCCCTCACCAACAAGCAACAG CCCAAGAAGCCTCCACTGGAAGTGCGGTTCTGGCAACTGAAAGACTGGCCGATGAAGCAGCATCTTCCCCCACACCCTGCCACCATCATCAGCCTGCTAGGGAATGTAGAGACACACCACCGGCAGAGCCGGGATGGACACATCCTCATCACCTGCTG GGATGGTGCCAGCCGGAGCGGGAtcttctgtgctgctggtttCCTGTGTGAGCAGATCCAAAGCGAGGGGCTGGTGGATGTGTCCCAGGctgtgaggatgctgaagagACGGCGGAGACAGCTGATTAAAGATGTG GAGCAGTATGGGCTCTGCTATGAACTAGCCCTCAGTTACTTGAATTCATTTGAAACCTATGGGAATTTCAAGTAG